Part of the Actinomycetota bacterium genome is shown below.
TGGTAGAGGTGCTCGGGGCGGGCCAGGTCGCGCAGGCGGTGGGAGCCCAGGTCACGCAGGACGACGCCTTCGGGCAGGCGGTCAAGCACCAGGTCGTGGGTGGGCTGCGACACGACTATCTGGCCCCCGTGGGCGGTGTCACGAAGCCGGGCGCAGCGGTTGACCTCGGTCCCTGCGTAGTTTCCACCCGCTCGCTGCTCGACTTCGCCGGTGTGGATGCCCAGGCGCAGGTTGATGGGGCTTTGCTCTGAGGCCAGGGTGAGGCTTATCTCAAGGGCGCAAGCCACGGCCTGGGTGGCCCTGGGAAACGCGGCCAGAAAGCTGTCGCCTTCGCCCTGCTCCACAGGACGCACCCCTCCGTGGGTTCCCACCGCTTCGTCCACGACGGCGTTGAAGCGGGCCATGGCCGGGCGCATTTCGTCCGGACGCGACTCCCACAGGCGAGACGAGCCTTCGATGTCGGCCAGCACGAGGGTGATCGTGCCCACCGGCAGGACAAACCCGGCATCCGTGGTCGCGCTCACGTGGTCCCCCCACTGCACCGGTGCGACCGGGGGCCGCACCTCGTGTCCCAACTGTCTCATCTGAGTCATGCCCGAAGCATGGGGTGCGGGAGCCGGCACTACATCAGACAGATGTACGAGGTGGGTGCCGGGGGCCGGGTGAACCGCTTAAGCGCTGGTCACGCCAAGCAGGGCGCGAGAGGCCACGTCCAAGGCCGGGCCCACGGCAGCCGCCGGGCGCCAGAGGTGCCGCTCGGGCCAGGCCGCGGCAGCCGCTCTGGTGTGTGGTGGCCTTTAGGTCCGCGCCGAGTGCGACCCCGATCGCGAGCTCCGCAGCCAGCGGCGCGAAGCGGCGCGCCAGCGAGGACTGCAGAGCAGGCGGGGTCGCACAGGCGCGACACAAATAGAAACTGCCGAACGCAACAGACGACTAAACGGAAACCGCCTCCGCCCCCAGCAGATAACGCAACCGATCCACGCACCCACCGTCCAAGTCGACCCGAAACTCGGCCCCCAGCCTGAAGGTCTTGGTCCCCGACTCGGACTTCAGCTGCAGCAGGACAGGGATCTTGCCCGGGTAGTCCAGCAGAACCGACTTCAGCTCCTGGACGAACCCGGCATCGCACTTGGAAGCCTCGACCGTCACGCGCAGGGGGTTGTCGAAGATGGTGAGGTCCGGCTCGCAGACCTCCAGGGCGACGAGCTTCGGGACGTTCTCCTTGCGGTCCACGCGCGCCTTGACGCACAGGACCTTGTCCACCTGG
Proteins encoded:
- a CDS encoding adenylate/guanylate cyclase domain-containing protein — protein: MTQMRQLGHEVRPPVAPVQWGDHVSATTDAGFVLPVGTITLVLADIEGSSRLWESRPDEMRPAMARFNAVVDEAVGTHGGVRPVEQGEGDSFLAAFPRATQAVACALEISLTLASEQSPINLRLGIHTGEVEQRAGGNYAGTEVNRCARLRDTAHGGQIVVSQPTHDLVLDRLPEGVVLRDLGSHRLRDLARPEHLY